In Desulfovibrio sp. 86, the following proteins share a genomic window:
- the glgP gene encoding alpha-glucan family phosphorylase: protein MDFNSSPVTLFEVSWEVCNKVGGIHSVVTSKALQAVEHFGEDYFLLGPALKQNPGFEETDEHAWDSLRIGLATRDLKCRLGRWNIPGRPKVILVEFDKRYASNQLLFEMWKNYGVDSLSGGWDYIEPVMFAAACGEVIAAVHESRVEPMQGHSVALFHEWMCAAGLLMVKKLAPGVGTVFTTHATMLGRALAATGRDIYSNMRNINPANEAAALNITAKWSMESTAAREADAFTTVSPITGEESTVFLGRQPDVITTNGLDLRVIPDYSEDRIVPSASRAKIMEAAGRFLRGPLPDHTRIFIISGRYEMHNKGVDIFLDALAQADRNLSGTEASVLVLCMVMGGHTGVNPAAVSGDPAETDNGQPFICTHYVWNAPQDPIINACRRLGLNNRPERRIKVIFVPAMLDGHDGFLNMPYEEILAACDVGFFPSWYEPWGYTPQESAAWAVPTLTTDLSGFGMWAREKMKEAGMDHRGVYVMPRRGMNFEQSAKVLHEKILVASTCAVEDMHSWRGHARALAEKTSWSYFFDNYLKAFSIALTKSETRADHDAGHGALTRVLTASCSATPFLRPIMAVAEVPRELARLRELAQNVWWCWHDYAKALFMALNPQLWEACRNPLRMLEEAWPARFKELMANEEYMDMYHKVMESFDAYMAEPIRSLSQDVTPENPIVYFSTEYGLNESIPIYSGGLGVLSGDHLKSASDMALPLMGIGLLYKSGYFMQEIDSNGRQVAQYPVNNFAQMPIKQMQDAFGEDIYVQLELPGRILFARVWRLQVGRVTLFLMDTDTPRNTDEDRRITDRLYEANRETRLLQEILLGQGGMRLLRTLDIIPSVYHMNEGHSAFMALERVRDCMTQGMDYDEAITRVRSNTLFTTHTPVSAGNESFSLELMGRYFTGMAQSLNLSWQQFIKLGQIEGGDSQSFEMTVLALRLSCWANGVSRLHGIVSRHMWNKLWKGLPTAETPIGHVTNGVHTPSYVGSWMHELLFKHLGSGWMQSQPGADTWDKVDGIPDEAFWAARQNQKEALLDALRKRVPVFAQRFKLDPATRKDMEALLKPETLIIGFARRFAPYKRATLLFADPDRLARILNNPDRPVVLVFSGKAHPADEAGINLIQEVMRMCQDKRFLGRIFFLENYSLAVSRLMSQGCDVWLNTPRRPHEASGTSGMKLPVNGGVNLSISDGWWCEGYNRQNGWTIGPVVTNELPSSEQNDYIDAESLYGLLENAVLPLYFERNQNGLPAQWIAMGKRSLKSLTAMYSSNRMLNDYIRQYYLRAARRRNMLAENDWAACRQLAAWAKDLPARFGTVKVEEMLISGVENNTMICGEPVSVRLHIDIGEMQPEEILAQLVIGRALIDGNFIDKPEILRLESRTSDNGNGGKTYAATYIPTQSGQYRYGVRIMPFHKDLASPLETGLVLWA from the coding sequence ATGGACTTCAATTCCTCCCCGGTAACCCTGTTTGAAGTGAGCTGGGAAGTCTGCAACAAGGTGGGCGGCATTCACTCCGTCGTCACCAGCAAGGCCCTTCAGGCCGTTGAACACTTCGGCGAAGACTACTTTCTTCTGGGCCCGGCCCTGAAGCAGAATCCCGGCTTTGAAGAAACCGACGAACACGCCTGGGACTCCCTGCGCATAGGTCTTGCCACCCGTGACCTCAAATGCCGCCTGGGCCGCTGGAACATACCCGGACGCCCCAAGGTCATACTGGTGGAGTTCGACAAGCGCTACGCCAGCAACCAGCTGCTTTTTGAAATGTGGAAAAACTACGGCGTGGACTCCCTCTCCGGCGGCTGGGACTATATTGAGCCCGTCATGTTCGCCGCTGCCTGCGGTGAGGTCATCGCCGCCGTGCACGAAAGCCGTGTGGAGCCCATGCAGGGGCACAGCGTGGCCCTTTTTCACGAATGGATGTGCGCCGCAGGCCTGCTCATGGTCAAAAAGCTCGCGCCGGGGGTGGGCACGGTCTTTACCACCCACGCCACCATGCTGGGCCGTGCCCTGGCCGCCACCGGCCGCGACATCTACAGCAACATGCGCAACATCAATCCGGCCAACGAGGCGGCGGCGCTGAACATCACGGCCAAATGGTCCATGGAGAGCACCGCCGCGCGCGAGGCCGACGCCTTTACCACCGTGAGCCCCATCACCGGCGAGGAATCCACGGTCTTTCTGGGCCGCCAGCCCGACGTCATCACCACCAACGGTCTGGATCTGCGCGTCATACCCGACTATTCCGAAGACCGCATCGTGCCTTCGGCCTCGCGGGCAAAGATAATGGAAGCCGCAGGGCGCTTTTTGCGCGGCCCCCTGCCGGATCACACCCGTATCTTCATCATTTCAGGCCGCTATGAGATGCACAACAAGGGCGTGGACATCTTTTTGGACGCCCTGGCCCAGGCCGACCGCAACCTGTCCGGCACTGAGGCCTCCGTTCTGGTTCTCTGCATGGTCATGGGCGGCCACACGGGCGTCAACCCGGCGGCCGTGTCCGGCGACCCGGCTGAAACGGACAACGGCCAGCCCTTCATCTGCACCCATTATGTGTGGAACGCCCCGCAGGACCCCATTATCAACGCCTGCCGCCGCCTCGGACTCAACAACAGGCCGGAGCGACGCATCAAGGTCATCTTTGTGCCCGCCATGCTTGACGGGCATGACGGCTTTTTGAACATGCCCTACGAGGAAATACTGGCCGCCTGCGATGTGGGCTTCTTCCCCTCCTGGTACGAGCCATGGGGCTATACGCCGCAGGAAAGCGCGGCCTGGGCCGTGCCCACGCTCACCACCGACCTTTCGGGCTTCGGCATGTGGGCCAGGGAAAAGATGAAGGAAGCGGGCATGGATCACAGGGGCGTGTACGTCATGCCCCGGCGCGGCATGAACTTTGAGCAGAGCGCCAAAGTGCTGCACGAAAAAATCCTTGTTGCCTCCACCTGCGCTGTCGAGGACATGCACTCCTGGCGCGGCCACGCCCGCGCCCTGGCCGAAAAAACATCCTGGAGTTATTTTTTCGATAACTATTTGAAAGCATTTAGCATAGCTCTCACAAAATCCGAAACCCGCGCCGATCACGATGCAGGGCACGGCGCGCTGACGCGGGTGCTCACGGCCTCCTGCTCGGCCACACCCTTTCTGCGCCCCATCATGGCCGTGGCCGAAGTGCCCCGCGAGCTTGCACGCCTGCGCGAGCTTGCCCAGAACGTCTGGTGGTGCTGGCACGACTACGCCAAGGCCCTGTTCATGGCCCTGAACCCCCAGTTGTGGGAAGCCTGCCGCAATCCGCTGAGAATGCTTGAAGAAGCATGGCCCGCCCGCTTCAAGGAGCTCATGGCCAACGAAGAGTACATGGACATGTACCACAAGGTGATGGAGAGTTTTGACGCCTATATGGCCGAACCCATCCGCTCCCTCAGTCAGGACGTGACGCCCGAAAACCCCATTGTCTACTTTTCCACGGAATACGGGCTCAACGAGTCCATACCCATCTATTCCGGCGGCCTTGGCGTACTTTCCGGCGACCATCTCAAATCCGCCTCGGACATGGCCCTGCCGCTGATGGGCATCGGCCTGCTCTACAAGAGCGGCTACTTCATGCAGGAGATCGACTCCAACGGCCGTCAGGTGGCCCAGTACCCCGTCAACAACTTTGCCCAGATGCCCATAAAGCAGATGCAGGACGCCTTTGGCGAAGACATCTATGTGCAGCTTGAACTGCCGGGGCGCATCCTCTTTGCCCGCGTGTGGCGCTTGCAGGTGGGCCGGGTGACGCTCTTCCTTATGGATACGGACACCCCCCGCAACACCGATGAAGACCGCCGCATCACGGACCGCCTCTACGAAGCCAACCGCGAAACCCGGCTGCTGCAGGAAATCCTGCTGGGCCAGGGCGGCATGCGCCTTCTGCGCACCCTGGACATCATCCCCAGCGTGTATCACATGAATGAAGGGCATTCGGCCTTCATGGCTCTTGAAAGGGTACGCGACTGCATGACCCAGGGCATGGACTATGACGAAGCCATTACGCGCGTGCGCTCCAACACGCTCTTCACCACCCATACGCCCGTATCGGCGGGCAACGAATCCTTCTCTCTCGAACTTATGGGCCGCTATTTCACCGGCATGGCGCAAAGCCTCAACCTTTCGTGGCAGCAGTTCATCAAACTGGGACAGATCGAGGGCGGCGACAGCCAGTCCTTTGAAATGACCGTGCTGGCCCTGCGCCTTTCCTGCTGGGCCAACGGCGTCAGCCGCCTGCACGGCATCGTTTCCCGCCACATGTGGAACAAGTTGTGGAAGGGCCTGCCCACGGCCGAAACGCCCATAGGCCACGTCACCAACGGCGTGCATACCCCCTCCTACGTGGGCAGCTGGATGCACGAACTGCTGTTCAAGCACCTTGGCTCCGGCTGGATGCAGTCCCAGCCCGGCGCTGATACATGGGACAAGGTGGACGGAATCCCCGACGAAGCCTTCTGGGCTGCCCGCCAGAACCAGAAAGAAGCCCTGCTCGACGCCCTGCGCAAGCGGGTTCCCGTCTTTGCCCAGCGCTTCAAGCTGGACCCCGCCACCCGCAAGGACATGGAGGCCCTGCTCAAGCCCGAAACGCTCATTATCGGCTTTGCCCGACGGTTTGCGCCCTACAAGCGCGCCACCCTGCTCTTTGCCGATCCCGACCGCCTGGCGCGCATTCTCAACAATCCCGACCGCCCTGTGGTGCTGGTCTTTTCCGGCAAGGCGCATCCCGCGGATGAGGCGGGCATAAACCTCATTCAGGAAGTCATGCGCATGTGCCAGGACAAACGCTTTCTGGGGCGCATCTTCTTTCTCGAAAACTACAGTCTGGCCGTGTCGCGGCTCATGTCGCAGGGCTGCGACGTCTGGCTCAACACGCCCCGCCGCCCCCACGAGGCTTCGGGCACCAGCGGCATGAAACTGCCCGTCAACGGCGGCGTGAACCTGAGCATCTCCGACGGCTGGTGGTGCGAGGGCTACAACAGGCAAAACGGCTGGACCATCGGCCCCGTGGTCACCAATGAACTGCCCAGCAGCGAGCAGAACGACTACATCGACGCAGAATCGCTGTACGGCCTGCTGGAAAATGCCGTGCTGCCCCTGTACTTTGAACGCAACCAGAACGGCCTTCCCGCACAGTGGATAGCCATGGGCAAGCGCTCGCTCAAAAGCCTTACCGCCATGTACAGCAGCAATCGCATGCTCAACGACTACATCCGCCAGTACTACCTGCGGGCGGCGCGCCGTCGCAACATGCTGGCCGAAAACGACTGGGCCGCCTGCCGCCAGCTTGCCGCATGGGCAAAAGACCTGCCCGCCCGTTTCGGTACCGTCAAGGTGGAGGAGATGCTCATCAGCGGCGTGGAGAACAATACAATGATCTGCGGCGAGCCTGTGAGCGTTCGCCTGCATATCGACATAGGCGAAATGCAGCCCGAAGAAATCCTGGCCCAGCTTGTCATCGGCCGCGCGCTCATTGACGGCAACTTCATTGACAAACCCGAAATCCTGCGGCTTGAATCCCGCACCTCGGACAATGGCAACGGCGGCAAAACCTATGCGGCCACCTACATACCGACGCAAAGCGGGCAGTACCGCTATGGCGTTCGCATCATGCCCTTCCATAAAGACCTGGCCTCGCCGCTTGAAACGGGCCTCGTCCTGTGGGCATAG
- a CDS encoding glycoside hydrolase family 57 protein — MTAICLCYEVHEPYQLRRYTVFDMGQNSIYEDDDHNCDAMLRAARLCYLPANELMLKLIRRYGKAFHVSYAISGTALDLFEQYVPEVLESFTALAQTGCVEFVAETAPHSLAFLYSRQEFDRQVQAQTARLKKLFGVKPVTFKHTECVYNNDLAAAVAELGFKAVLAEGTDQVLGWRSANYLYQPVSAPGLGLLLRNTSLSNDIGLRFSDTAWPAWPLTADAFASWCHGLADSADVINIINDYHVFGLRHSKESGIFDFLEALPEALLARKDFYFATPAVAVKQFKPVGKMDIPQFISWEDESGDLTAWLGNDMQKDAIHALYALAPQADRCGSAELRHDFDRLQTADHFRHMSTKWFSSEAPDRPSPFGSPYDAYITFMNVLADFEMRLKVVEEQPKVPDPAKADPAKADPTKAAPAKSPAGQSPGAQPKTAKKTPGKKTVTGTKAAPAKKAEPAKKKAAAKAGATTKEKKPAASPAGADRP, encoded by the coding sequence ATGACAGCCATATGCCTGTGCTATGAGGTTCACGAACCTTATCAGCTACGCCGCTATACGGTTTTTGATATGGGTCAGAATTCCATTTATGAAGACGATGACCACAACTGCGACGCCATGCTGCGCGCGGCACGCCTGTGCTACCTGCCCGCCAATGAGCTCATGCTCAAGCTCATCCGCCGTTACGGCAAGGCATTTCACGTTTCCTACGCCATTTCGGGCACTGCCCTTGACCTCTTTGAGCAGTACGTTCCTGAAGTGCTTGAAAGCTTTACGGCCCTGGCGCAAACAGGCTGCGTGGAATTTGTGGCCGAGACCGCGCCGCATTCCCTGGCCTTTCTCTATTCCCGCCAGGAGTTTGACCGCCAGGTGCAGGCGCAGACGGCCCGCCTGAAAAAGCTCTTCGGCGTCAAGCCCGTGACCTTCAAGCATACGGAATGCGTGTACAACAACGACCTCGCCGCAGCTGTGGCCGAACTCGGCTTTAAGGCCGTGCTGGCCGAGGGCACGGATCAGGTGCTGGGCTGGCGCAGCGCCAACTACCTGTACCAGCCCGTCAGCGCCCCCGGCCTTGGCCTGCTGTTGCGCAACACCAGCCTTTCCAACGACATCGGCCTGCGCTTTTCCGACACTGCCTGGCCCGCATGGCCCCTCACGGCCGACGCCTTTGCCTCCTGGTGCCACGGATTGGCCGACTCGGCTGATGTCATCAATATTATCAACGATTATCACGTGTTCGGCCTGCGCCACAGCAAGGAGTCGGGCATTTTTGACTTTTTGGAAGCCCTGCCGGAGGCTCTGCTGGCCCGCAAAGACTTTTACTTTGCCACGCCCGCCGTGGCGGTCAAACAATTCAAGCCTGTGGGCAAGATGGACATCCCCCAGTTCATATCCTGGGAGGACGAGAGCGGCGACCTCACCGCGTGGCTTGGCAACGACATGCAAAAAGACGCCATACACGCCCTCTACGCCCTGGCCCCACAGGCGGATCGTTGCGGATCGGCCGAACTGCGCCATGATTTCGACAGGTTACAGACCGCCGACCACTTCCGCCATATGTCCACCAAGTGGTTTTCCAGCGAGGCCCCGGACAGGCCAAGTCCCTTTGGCAGTCCCTATGACGCCTACATCACCTTCATGAACGTGCTGGCGGACTTTGAAATGCGCCTCAAGGTTGTTGAGGAACAGCCAAAGGTTCCCGACCCGGCCAAGGCTGACCCGGCCAAGGCTGATCCGACAAAGGCTGCTCCGGCAAAAAGCCCTGCAGGCCAAAGCCCCGGGGCGCAGCCCAAAACTGCGAAAAAAACGCCCGGCAAAAAAACAGTGACGGGCACAAAAGCAGCGCCCGCCAAAAAGGCGGAGCCAGCCAAGAAAAAAGCCGCCGCCAAGGCCGGGGCCACCACAAAAGAAAAAAAGCCCGCCGCTTCGCCCGCAGGAGCGGATCGGCCTTGA
- a CDS encoding glycosyltransferase has protein sequence MRVLMFGWEFPPHISGGLGTACFGMTQALARRGAEIIFVLPRIDDSKGKGEFLRLRSASGTPITEDLVQRMDWAQQEVWRNGIRCLPVDSPLMPYLTPQDYVGALGRLSGRTCAGEPYRLMQHPAGEEESRQSRSFTYTLQGGYGPSLMDEVLRYSRLSAALAVQEDFDVIHAHDWMTYPAGMLAKTLTGKPLVVHIHATEYDRSGCDINEQVAGIERAGMLAADVVVAVSRLTRKTVIERYGIPPEKVMVVHNAVARHEAQRHYPIPPRIRHEKRVLFLGRVTFQKGPEYFMEAARLVLQKIPNVRFFMAGSGDMLPRLIRRAGQLRMGSRFHFAGFLQGEEVDRMFALSDLYVMPSVSEPFGITPLEAMLYDVPVLLSRQSGVSEVLDHALKADFWDTRDMADKICAVLRYPCLAAELVKNCREEMKSIRWENAADQLLAIYHNVHGGRS, from the coding sequence ATGCGAGTGCTTATGTTCGGCTGGGAGTTCCCACCTCACATCAGCGGAGGTCTGGGCACAGCCTGCTTTGGCATGACCCAGGCCCTGGCCCGCAGGGGAGCGGAAATAATCTTTGTACTGCCCCGTATCGACGACAGCAAGGGGAAAGGGGAATTTCTGCGTCTGCGTTCGGCATCCGGAACTCCCATCACTGAAGACCTGGTACAGCGCATGGACTGGGCGCAACAGGAAGTCTGGCGCAACGGCATACGCTGCCTGCCAGTGGACAGCCCGCTCATGCCCTATCTCACCCCGCAGGACTACGTCGGCGCGCTGGGCCGCCTCAGCGGCCGCACCTGCGCGGGAGAACCGTATCGCCTGATGCAGCACCCGGCGGGAGAAGAAGAGTCCCGTCAATCCCGATCCTTTACCTATACGCTGCAAGGCGGATACGGCCCCAGCCTTATGGACGAGGTGCTGCGGTACAGCCGCCTTTCCGCAGCCCTGGCCGTCCAGGAAGACTTCGACGTCATCCACGCCCATGACTGGATGACCTATCCAGCGGGCATGCTGGCCAAAACCCTCACGGGCAAACCCCTTGTGGTCCACATTCACGCCACCGAATACGACCGCAGCGGATGCGACATCAACGAACAGGTGGCGGGCATTGAACGGGCGGGCATGCTGGCCGCCGATGTGGTGGTGGCCGTGAGCCGCCTCACCCGCAAAACCGTCATCGAACGCTACGGCATCCCCCCGGAAAAGGTGATGGTCGTGCACAACGCCGTGGCCCGTCACGAGGCCCAGCGCCATTATCCCATCCCGCCGCGCATACGGCACGAAAAGCGCGTGCTGTTTCTGGGCCGCGTCACCTTTCAGAAGGGGCCGGAATATTTCATGGAGGCCGCACGGCTGGTGCTGCAAAAAATCCCCAACGTGCGTTTTTTCATGGCTGGCAGCGGCGACATGCTGCCACGTCTCATCCGCAGGGCCGGCCAGTTGCGCATGGGCAGCCGCTTTCACTTCGCTGGCTTCCTGCAGGGGGAGGAGGTGGACCGCATGTTTGCCCTCAGCGATCTCTACGTCATGCCGTCGGTTTCCGAACCCTTCGGCATAACGCCCCTTGAGGCCATGCTCTACGACGTTCCTGTGCTGCTCTCACGTCAATCGGGCGTATCCGAAGTGCTGGATCACGCCCTTAAAGCCGATTTTTGGGATACCCGCGACATGGCCGACAAAATCTGCGCCGTCTTGCGCTATCCCTGCCTGGCGGCTGAACTGGTGAAAAACTGCCGCGAAGAAATGAAGTCCATCCGTTGGGAAAATGCCGCCGACCAGTTGCTGGCCATTTACCACAACGTACACGGAGGTCGCTCATGA
- a CDS encoding amylo-alpha-1,6-glucosidase, with amino-acid sequence MRFSFDKAACQNTRRALRKEWLLTNGLGDYASSTILCCNTRKYHGLLTVNTPYGRHVLLSALEESIMGGGKEFTLSTRQHPGTLYPHGHDYLEAFRLDQWPQCVYRVGDVRLCREILLVRGESLLLMRFSVRGPTPVPPLTLRLRPLLAYRNFHKLTHANPDLRAETTPLSDGFSITPYEGLPTLYIQCQTNQKHSFTPRPDWCRNVEYLEERERGFPYSEDLFTPGVLDVGMPPLAEGAESCVYLAVGTHPCGQDLRQMWDDSSRERTKAHKARFGLTGHLAQVGRQFCIESPSGRPEVLAGYHWFDAWGRDTLISLPGLTFHAGRTDFGLRVLAEMGRHVEDGLIPNMFSPQGDHAYNSVDAALWYAFALQSCLEVDAGHLAWVRENAWPALKAVISGYRAGQGRARQLDIHVDAEGLLHAGNAHSQLTWMDAQADNAPVTPRQGCPVEINALWYNTLAFADQLAARFGEEPLAGDMVLRRMRTAFFQRFWVYGGGGYLGDVWQNGKLDVSVRPNQIFAVSLPHPVLSEDYQAQVVECVRNKLLTPYGLRTLAPDDPHYRGRYDGGPASRDAAYHQGTVWPWLLGHYADALLRTAWDVDGAAMALLDTLTPLYCDHISQAGLGSISEVFDGSPPYKPNGCIAQAWSVAECLRLLLRLQKAAPAVYERWQKLAAHRMAHPVIGDTAGVCRVSMTLEGCKKQHPCAPDAAQP; translated from the coding sequence ATGCGGTTCAGCTTTGACAAGGCTGCCTGCCAGAACACCCGCAGGGCGTTGCGCAAGGAATGGCTGCTCACCAATGGCCTTGGCGATTACGCCAGCAGCACCATCCTTTGCTGCAATACGCGGAAATACCACGGCCTGCTCACGGTCAATACGCCCTATGGCCGCCATGTGCTGCTCTCCGCCCTTGAAGAATCCATCATGGGCGGCGGCAAGGAATTCACGCTTTCCACACGCCAGCACCCCGGCACGCTCTACCCTCACGGCCACGACTATCTTGAGGCATTCCGCCTGGATCAGTGGCCACAGTGCGTCTACCGCGTCGGCGACGTGCGCCTGTGCCGTGAAATCCTGCTTGTCCGTGGGGAAAGCCTGCTCTTGATGCGCTTCAGCGTGCGCGGACCCACTCCCGTACCGCCACTGACACTACGCCTGCGCCCCCTGCTGGCCTACCGCAATTTTCACAAGCTTACCCACGCCAATCCTGACCTGCGCGCAGAAACCACCCCACTGTCCGACGGCTTCAGCATCACCCCCTATGAAGGGCTGCCCACGCTCTACATCCAGTGCCAGACAAACCAGAAGCATTCTTTCACGCCACGCCCGGACTGGTGCCGCAATGTGGAATACCTTGAAGAGCGTGAACGCGGCTTTCCCTACAGCGAAGACCTCTTTACGCCGGGCGTGCTGGACGTGGGCATGCCCCCCCTTGCCGAAGGCGCGGAAAGCTGCGTCTACCTGGCGGTGGGAACCCACCCCTGCGGGCAGGATCTGCGCCAGATGTGGGATGATTCCAGCCGTGAACGCACCAAGGCCCACAAGGCCCGCTTCGGACTCACCGGGCATCTGGCCCAGGTCGGACGCCAGTTCTGCATCGAATCCCCTTCGGGACGGCCCGAGGTGCTGGCGGGCTACCACTGGTTTGACGCCTGGGGCCGCGACACCCTCATCAGCCTGCCGGGCTTGACCTTTCATGCTGGCCGTACGGATTTTGGCCTGCGCGTTCTGGCCGAAATGGGCAGGCATGTCGAGGACGGGCTCATCCCCAACATGTTTTCGCCCCAGGGCGACCACGCCTACAACTCCGTGGACGCCGCCCTGTGGTACGCCTTTGCGCTGCAAAGCTGCCTTGAGGTGGACGCCGGGCATCTCGCCTGGGTGCGTGAAAATGCCTGGCCCGCGCTCAAGGCTGTCATTTCCGGCTACCGTGCGGGCCAGGGCAGGGCCAGACAGCTGGACATCCATGTGGACGCCGAGGGCCTGCTGCACGCAGGCAACGCCCACAGCCAGCTCACCTGGATGGACGCGCAGGCCGACAACGCCCCCGTGACGCCCCGGCAGGGCTGCCCGGTTGAAATCAATGCCCTCTGGTACAACACCCTGGCCTTTGCGGACCAGCTCGCCGCGCGTTTTGGCGAGGAGCCCCTGGCGGGGGACATGGTCCTGCGCCGCATGCGCACGGCATTTTTCCAACGCTTCTGGGTATACGGCGGCGGGGGCTACCTTGGCGACGTCTGGCAGAACGGCAAGCTCGACGTCAGTGTGCGGCCCAACCAGATTTTCGCGGTTTCCCTGCCCCATCCCGTGCTGTCTGAAGACTATCAGGCCCAGGTGGTGGAATGCGTGCGCAACAAACTGCTCACGCCTTACGGTCTGCGCACCCTGGCCCCGGACGACCCGCACTACAGGGGACGGTACGACGGCGGCCCGGCCAGCCGGGACGCGGCCTATCACCAGGGCACGGTCTGGCCCTGGCTGCTGGGGCACTACGCGGACGCCCTGCTGCGCACGGCCTGGGATGTGGACGGCGCGGCCATGGCGCTTCTGGACACGCTCACGCCACTTTACTGCGACCATATTTCCCAGGCGGGCCTTGGCAGCATTTCTGAAGTGTTTGACGGCTCGCCCCCGTACAAACCCAATGGCTGCATCGCCCAGGCCTGGAGTGTGGCCGAATGCCTGCGCCTTTTGCTGCGGTTGCAAAAAGCCGCTCCCGCAGTCTACGAGCGCTGGCAAAAACTGGCGGCGCACCGCATGGCCCACCCCGTCATTGGCGATACGGCGGGAGTCTGCCGCGTGAGCATGACACTGGAAGGCTGCAAGAAACAGCATCCGTGCGCGCCGGACGCAGCACAACCGTAA
- a CDS encoding branched-chain amino acid ABC transporter substrate-binding protein, which produces MKALGRLLGALTLTLLVPVAALAGDVKIGLMCPLTGKWASEGQDMKNIVSLLADEVNAKGGINGRQVKIVVEDDAGDPRTAALAAQKLASAGVVAVIGTYGSAVTEASQNILDEAQLVQIGTGSTSVRLTEKGLPLFFRTSPRDDAQGRAAAAAIVKGGYKAVALLHDNSSYAKGLAEETKAILDKDGVKVVFYDALTPGERDYTAILTKLKSAKPDLVFFTGYYPETGMLLRQKKEMGWPVPMMGGDAANHQDLVKIAGNEAAEGYFFISPPLPQDMDTAEAKAFLDAFKAKYNTVPVSVWAVLAGDAFKVIEAALAAGNDKPAAIAAWLKNLKGMPGLSGSLGFDAKGDRVGEFYRTYVVDGKGVFVLQPK; this is translated from the coding sequence ATGAAAGCACTTGGTCGTTTGCTTGGGGCTCTGACCCTTACCCTGCTGGTGCCCGTGGCGGCTCTTGCCGGAGACGTCAAAATCGGCCTCATGTGCCCGCTCACGGGTAAATGGGCCTCTGAAGGGCAGGACATGAAGAACATCGTCAGTCTGCTGGCTGACGAGGTGAATGCCAAGGGCGGCATCAATGGCCGCCAGGTCAAGATTGTGGTGGAAGACGACGCGGGCGATCCGCGTACCGCCGCTCTGGCCGCGCAAAAACTGGCTTCGGCCGGAGTGGTGGCCGTTATCGGCACCTATGGCTCCGCTGTTACCGAAGCAAGCCAGAACATTCTGGATGAAGCCCAGCTGGTGCAGATAGGCACGGGCTCCACCAGCGTGCGCCTGACGGAAAAGGGCCTGCCCCTTTTCTTCCGCACCAGCCCTCGTGACGACGCGCAGGGCCGCGCCGCCGCCGCCGCCATTGTGAAGGGCGGCTACAAGGCTGTGGCGCTTTTGCACGACAATTCTTCCTATGCCAAGGGCCTGGCCGAAGAAACCAAGGCCATCCTGGACAAGGACGGCGTCAAGGTGGTCTTTTATGACGCTCTTACCCCCGGAGAGCGCGATTACACGGCCATTCTGACCAAGCTCAAGTCCGCCAAGCCCGACCTTGTGTTCTTCACCGGCTACTACCCTGAAACGGGCATGCTGCTGCGCCAGAAAAAGGAAATGGGCTGGCCCGTGCCCATGATGGGCGGCGATGCCGCCAACCATCAGGATCTGGTAAAGATTGCGGGCAATGAGGCGGCGGAAGGCTATTTCTTCATCAGCCCGCCCCTGCCGCAGGATATGGACACCGCCGAGGCCAAGGCTTTTCTTGACGCCTTCAAGGCCAAGTACAACACCGTGCCCGTTTCCGTGTGGGCCGTGCTGGCTGGCGACGCCTTCAAGGTTATTGAAGCGGCCCTTGCCGCTGGCAATGACAAGCCAGCAGCCATCGCCGCATGGCTGAAAAACCTCAAGGGCATGCCCGGCCTTTCCGGCAGCCTTGGCTTTGACGCCAAGGGCGACCGCGTGGGCGAGTTCTATCGCACCTATGTGGTTGACGGTAAGGGCGTATTTGTCTTGCAGCCCAAGTAA